A single genomic interval of Zeugodacus cucurbitae isolate PBARC_wt_2022May unplaced genomic scaffold, idZeuCucr1.2 ctg00000223.1, whole genome shotgun sequence harbors:
- the LOC128924032 gene encoding glutamate dehydrogenase, mitochondrial-like → MDVDADEIRALAYLMAFKTACVNVPFGGSKGGIRIDPKKYTAHELQTITRRYTMELLRRNMIGPGIDVPAPDVNTSQREMSWLVDQYIKTFGYNDVDALAITTGKPVEIGGINGRTAATGRGLFKAAECFIMDKDWMDLLGWKTGWKDKTVIVQGFGNVGSHASVFVVEAGAKLIGVQEFDVSLVNENGIDPKDLMEYYAKNNKSIKGYTKATEKEGSLLGEKCDILMPCSTQKVLTVENANSVQAKMILEGANGPSTPAADEILRKKNVLIIPDLFCNAGGVTVSYFEYLKNINHVSYGKMNVKREKAIINEIFNSMNECEDKFKPNKKLKLIRDCTKEADIVDAGLQTVMETAGAGIKIVANEFGLCNDLRTAAFIYSISKIFRALELKGISQQ, encoded by the exons atggacgtcgacgccgatgagatacgcgctttggcttatctgatggcgtttaagacggcttgcgtgaatgtaccgtttggtggttccaagggtggcatacgtatcgacccgaagaagtatactgcacacgaattgcaaacaattacgcgtcgctatacaatggagctattacgtcgcaatatgataggtccgggtatagatgtaccggcaccagatgtgaataccagccaacgcgagatgagttggttggtggatcaatatattaaaacttttg gctataacgatgtagatgcattggccatcacgactggtaagccagtagaaataggcggtataaatggtcgcaccgccgccacgggacgtggtctatttaaggcggctgaatgttttattatggataaagattggatggatttattaggctggaagactggttggaaagataaaaccgtgatcgtacaagggtttggcaatgtcggttcccatgcatccgtttttgtagtggaagccggtgccaaactgatcggtgttcaagaatttgacgtgtctctagtaaatgagaatggcattgatccaaag gacttaatggagtattatgcaaaaaataataaatcaatcaagggctataccaaagccaccgaaaaagagggcagtttgttgggtgaaaaatgcgatatactaatgccttgctctacgcaaaaggttctcactgtcgaaaatgctaacagtgtacaagccaagatgattttagaaggcgctaatggtccttcgacgccagctgccgatgaaatattacgtaaaaagaatgtactcattataccggatttgttttgcaatgctggcggtgtaacggtatcctactttgagtacttaaagaatatcaatcatgtatcttatggcaaaatgaatgttaaacgcgagaaagccataatcaacgagatctttaactccatgaatgagtgcgag gataagttcaagccaaacaaaaagttaaagctcataagagactgtacgaaggaggcggatattgtagacgcaggactacaaacagttatggaaactgcgggggcaggcattaagattgtggccaatgaattcggtctctgcaatgatttacgcaccgctgcctttatttactcgatttctaagattttccgagcattagaattgaagggcatttctcagcaataa
- the LOC128924035 gene encoding glutamate dehydrogenase, mitochondrial-like isoform X2 → MSFLLNGKLLRSSLSKTVLNWTGLGATREKHVMPKHLEKINKDKDPPFAHMVEYYYHSAAQLMEPMMIKELEKYPYMKKEQREQRVSAMLKLMGCTTNLLEVTFPIIRSDGNYELITGYRAHHTRHRLPLKGGIRFAMDVDADEIRALAYLMAFKTACVNVPFGGSKGGIRIDPKKYTAQELQTITRRYTMELLRRNMIGPGIDVPAPDVNTSQREMSWLVDQYIKTFGYNDVDALAITTGKPVEIGGINGRTAATGRGLFKAAECFIMDKDWMDLLGWKTGWKDKTVIVQGFGNVGSHASVFVVEAGAKLIGVQEFDVSLVNENGIDPKDLMEYYAKNNKSIKGYTKATEKEGSLLGEKCDILMPCSTQKVLTVENANSVQAKMILEGANGPSTPAADEILRKKNVLIIPDLFCNAGGVTVSYFEYLKNINHVSYGKMNVKREKAIINEIFNSMNECEDKFKPNKKLKLIRDCTKEADIVDAGLQTVMETAGAGIKIVANEFGLCNDLRTAAFIYSISKIFRALEMEGISQQ, encoded by the exons atgtccttccttttaaatggtaaacttttacgatcttcactatcgaagacagttttaaactggaccggacttggagctacgcgtgaaaagcacgtgatgcccaagcatttggaaaaaatcaataaagacaaagacccaccatttgcacacatggttgagtattattatcactcggccgctcagctaatggagccgatgatgataaaggagctggaaaagtatccttacatgaagaaggaacagcgtgaacaacgtgtttccgccatgcttaaattgatgggctgcactacaaatctattggaagttaccttccctataataagaagtgatggcaattacgagctaatcaccggctatcgcgcacaccacactagacacagattaccactcaaaggcg gcatacgttttgccatggacgtcgacgccgatgagatacgcgctttggcttatctgatggcgtttaagacggcttgcgtgaatgtaccgtttggtggttccaagggtggcatacgcatcgacccgaagaagtatactgcacaagaattgcaaacaattacgcgtcgctatacaatggagctattacgtcgcaatatgataggtccgggtatagatgtaccggcaccagatgtgaataccagccaacgcgagatgagttggttggtggatcaatatattaaaacttttg gctataacgatgtagatgcattggccatcacgactggtaagccagtagaaataggcggtataaatggtcgcaccgccgccacgggacgtggtctatttaaggcggctgaatgttttattatggataaagattggatggatttattaggctggaagactggttggaaagataaaaccgtgatcgtacaagggtttggcaatgtcggttcccatgcatccgtttttgtagtggaagccggtgccaaactgatcggtgttcaagaatttgacgtgtctctagtaaatgagaatggcattgatccaaag gacttaatggagtattatgcaaaaaataataaatcaatcaagggctataccaaagccaccgaaaaagagggcagtttgttgggtgaaaaatgcgatatactaatgccttgctctacgcaaaaggttctcactgtcgaaaatgctaacagtgtacaagccaagatgattttagaaggcgctaatggtccttcgacgccagctgccgatgaaatattacgtaaaaagaatgtactcattataccggatttgttttgcaatgctggcggtgtaacggtatcctactttgagtacttaaagaatatcaatcatgtatcttatggcaaaatgaatgttaaacgcgagaaagccataatcaacgagatctttaactccatgaatgagtgcgag gataagttcaagccaaacaaaaagttaaagctcataagagactgtacgaaggaggcggatattgtagacgcaggactacaaacagttatggaaactgcgggggcaggcattaagattgtggccaatgaattcggtctctgcaatgatttacgcaccgctgcctttatttactcgatttctaagattttccgagccttagaaatggagggcatttctcaacaataa
- the LOC128924035 gene encoding glutamate dehydrogenase, mitochondrial-like isoform X1 codes for MDVDADEIRALAYLMAFKTACVNVPFGGSKGGIRIDPKKYTAQELQTITRRYTMELLRRNMIGPGIDVPAPDVNTSQREMSWLVDQYIKTFGYNDVDALAITTGKPVEIGGINGRTAATGRGLFKAAECFIMDKDWMDLLGWKTGWKDKTVIVQGFGNVGSHASVFVVEAGAKLIGVQEFDVSLVNENGIDPKDLMEYYAKNNKSIKGYTKATEKEGSLLGEKCDILMPCSTQKVLTVENANSVQAKMILEGANGPSTPAADEILRKKNVLIIPDLFCNAGGVTVSYFEYLKNINHVSYGKMNVKREKAIINEIFNSMNECEDKFKPNKKLKLIRDCTKEADIVDAGLQTVMETAGAGIKIVANEFGLCNDLRTAAFIYSISKIFRALEMEGISQQ; via the exons atggacgtcgacgccgatgagatacgcgctttggcttatctgatggcgtttaagacggcttgcgtgaatgtaccgtttggtggttccaagggtggcatacgcatcgacccgaagaagtatactgcacaagaattgcaaacaattacgcgtcgctatacaatggagctattacgtcgcaatatgataggtccgggtatagatgtaccggcaccagatgtgaataccagccaacgcgagatgagttggttggtggatcaatatattaaaacttttg gctataacgatgtagatgcattggccatcacgactggtaagccagtagaaataggcggtataaatggtcgcaccgccgccacgggacgtggtctatttaaggcggctgaatgttttattatggataaagattggatggatttattaggctggaagactggttggaaagataaaaccgtgatcgtacaagggtttggcaatgtcggttcccatgcatccgtttttgtagtggaagccggtgccaaactgatcggtgttcaagaatttgacgtgtctctagtaaatgagaatggcattgatccaaag gacttaatggagtattatgcaaaaaataataaatcaatcaagggctataccaaagccaccgaaaaagagggcagtttgttgggtgaaaaatgcgatatactaatgccttgctctacgcaaaaggttctcactgtcgaaaatgctaacagtgtacaagccaagatgattttagaaggcgctaatggtccttcgacgccagctgccgatgaaatattacgtaaaaagaatgtactcattataccggatttgttttgcaatgctggcggtgtaacggtatcctactttgagtacttaaagaatatcaatcatgtatcttatggcaaaatgaatgttaaacgcgagaaagccataatcaacgagatctttaactccatgaatgagtgcgag gataagttcaagccaaacaaaaagttaaagctcataagagactgtacgaaggaggcggatattgtagacgcaggactacaaacagttatggaaactgcgggggcaggcattaagattgtggccaatgaattcggtctctgcaatgatttacgcaccgctgcctttatttactcgatttctaagattttccgagccttagaaatggagggcatttctcaacaataa
- the LOC128924029 gene encoding glutamate dehydrogenase, mitochondrial-like: MDVDADEIRALAYLMAFKTACVNVPFGGSKGGIRIDPKKYTAQELQTITRRYTMELLRRNMIGPGIDVPAPDVNTSQREMSWLVDQYIKTFGYNDVDALAITTGKPVEIGGINGRTAATGRGLFKAAECFIMDKDWMDLLGWKTGWKDKTVIVQGFGNVGSHASVFVVEAGAKLIGVQEFDVSLVNENGIDPKDLMEYYAKNNKSIKGYTKATEKEGSLLGEKCDILMPCSTQKVLTVENANSVQAKMILEGANGPSTPAADEILRKKNVLIIPDLFCNAGGVTVSYFEYLKNINHVSYGKMNVKREKAIINEIFNSMNECEDKFKPNKKFKLIRDCTKEADIVDAGLQTVMETAGAGIKIVANEFGLCNDLRTAAFIYSISKIFRALEMEGISQQ, encoded by the exons atggacgtcgacgccgatgagatacgcgctttggcttatctgatggcgtttaagacggcttgcgtgaatgtaccgtttggtggttccaagggtggcatacgtatcgacccgaagaagtatactgcacaagaattgcaaacaattacgcgtcgctatacaatggagctattacgtcgcaatatgataggtccgggtatagatgtaccggcaccagatgtgaataccagccaacgcgagatgagttggttggtggatcaatatattaaaacttttg gctataacgatgtagatgcattggccatcacgactggtaagccagtagaaataggcggtataaatggtcgcaccgccgccacgggacgtggtctatttaaggcggctgaatgttttattatggataaagattggatggatttattaggctggaagactggttggaaagataaaaccgtgatcgtacaagggtttggcaatgtcggttcccatgcatccgtttttgtagtggaagccggtgccaaactgatcggtgttcaagaatttgacgtgtctctagtaaatgagaatggcattgatccaaag gacttaatggagtattatgcaaaaaataataaatcaatcaagggctataccaaagccaccgaaaaagagggcagtttgttgggtgaaaaatgcgatatactaatgccttgctctacgcaaaaggttctcactgtcgaaaatgctaacagtgtacaagccaagatgattttagaaggcgctaatggtccttcgacgccagctgccgatgaaatattacgtaaaaagaatgtactcattataccggatttgttttgcaatgctggcggtgtaacggtatcctactttgagtacttaaagaatatcaatcatgtatcttatggcaaaatgaatgttaaacgcgagaaagccataatcaacgagatctttaactccatgaatgagtgcgag gataagttcaagccaaacaaaaagtttaagctcataagagactgtacgaaggaggcggatattgtagacgcaggactacaaacagttatggaaactgcgggggcaggcattaagattgtggccaatgaattcggtctctgcaatgatttacgcaccgctgcctttatttactcgatttctaagattttccgagccttagaaatggagggcatttctcaacaataa
- the LOC128924033 gene encoding glutamate dehydrogenase, mitochondrial-like produces the protein MDVDADEIRALAYLMAFKTACVNVPFGGSKGGIRIDPKKYTAHELQTITRRYTMELLRRNMIGPGIDVPAPDVNTSQREMSWLVDQYIKTFGYNDVDALAITTGKPVEIGGINGRTAATGRGLFKAAECFIMDKDWMDLLGWKTGWKDKTVIVQGFGNVGSHASVFVVEAGAKLIGVQEFDVSLVNENGIDPKDLMEYYAKNNKSIKGYTKATEKEGSLLGEKCDILMPCSTQKVLTVENANSVQAKMILEGANGPSTPAADEILRKKNVLIIPDLFCNAGGVTVSYFEYLKNINHVSYGKMNVKREKAIINEIFNSMNECEDKFKPNKKLKLIRDCTKEADIVDAGLQTVMETAGAGIKIVANEFGLCNDLRTAAFIYSISKIFRALEMEGISQQ, from the exons atggacgtcgacgccgatgagatacgcgctttggcttatctgatggcgtttaagacggcttgcgtgaatgtaccgtttggtggttccaagggtggcatacgtatcgacccgaagaagtatactgcacacgaattgcaaacaattacgcgtcgctatacaatggagctattacgtcgcaatatgataggtccgggtatagatgtaccggcaccagatgtgaataccagccaacgcgagatgagttggttggtggatcaatatattaaaacttttg gctataacgatgtagatgcattggccatcacgactggtaagccagtagaaataggcggtataaatggtcgcaccgccgccacgggacgtggtctatttaaggcggctgaatgttttattatggataaagattggatggatttattaggctggaagactggttggaaagataaaaccgtgatcgtacaagggtttggcaatgtcggttcccatgcatccgtttttgtagtggaagccggtgccaaactgatcggtgttcaagaatttgacgtgtctctagtaaatgagaatggcattgatccaaag gacttaatggagtattatgcaaaaaataataaatcaatcaagggctataccaaagccaccgaaaaagagggcagtttgttgggtgaaaaatgcgatatactaatgccttgctctacgcaaaaggttctcactgtcgaaaatgctaacagtgtacaagccaagatgattttagaaggcgctaatggtccttcgacgccagctgccgatgaaatattacgtaaaaagaatgtactcattataccggatttgttttgcaatgctggcggtgtaacggtatcctactttgagtacttaaagaatatcaatcatgtatcttatggcaaaatgaatgttaaacgcgagaaagccataatcaacgagatctttaactccatgaatgagtgcgag gataagttcaagccaaacaaaaagttaaagctcataagagactgtacgaaggaggcggatattgtagacgcaggactacaaacagttatggaaactgcgggggcaggcattaagattgtggccaatgaattcggtctctgcaatgatttacgcaccgctgcctttatttactcgatttctaagattttccgagccttagaaatggagggcatttctcaacaataa
- the LOC128924036 gene encoding glutamate dehydrogenase, mitochondrial-like, translated as MDVDADEIRALAYLMAFKTACVNVPFGGSKGGIRIDPKKYTAQELQTITRRYTMELLRRNMIGPGIDVPAPDVNTSQREMSWLVDQYIKTFGYNDVDALAITTGKPVEIGGINGRTAATGRGLFKAAECFIMDKDWMDLLGWKTGWKDKTVIVQGFGNVGSHASVFVVEAGAKLIGVQEFDVSLVNENGIDPKDLMEYYAKNNKSIKGYTKATEKEGSLLGEKCDILMPCSTQKVLTVENANSVQAKMILEGANGPSTPAADEILRKKNVLIIPDLFCNAGGVTVSYFEYLKNINHVSYGKMNVKREKAIINEIFNSMNECEDKFKPNKKLKLIRDCTKEADIVDAGLQTVMETAGAGIKIVANEFGLCNDLRTAAFIYSISKIFRALEMEGISQQ; from the exons atggacgtcgacgccgatgagatacgcgctttggcttatctgatggcgtttaagacggcttgcgtgaatgtaccgtttggtggttccaagggtggcatacgtatcgacccgaagaagtatactgcacaagaattgcaaacaattacgcgtcgctatacaatggagctattacgtcgcaatatgataggtccgggtatagatgtaccggcaccagatgtgaataccagccaacgcgagatgagttggttggtggatcaatatattaaaacttttg gctataacgatgtagatgcattggccatcacgactggtaagccagtagaaataggcggtataaatggtcgcaccgccgccacgggacgtggtctatttaaggcggctgaatgttttattatggataaagattggatggatttattaggctggaagactggttggaaagataaaaccgtgatcgtacaagggtttggcaatgtcggttcccatgcatccgtttttgtagtggaagccggtgccaaactgatcggtgttcaagaatttgacgtgtctctagtaaatgagaatggcattgatccaaag gacttaatggagtattatgcaaaaaataataaatcaatcaagggctataccaaagccaccgaaaaagagggcagtttgttgggtgaaaaatgcgatatactaatgccttgctctacgcaaaaggttctcactgtcgaaaatgctaacagtgtacaagccaagatgattttagaaggcgctaatggtccttcgacgccagctgccgatgaaatattacgtaaaaagaatgtactcattataccggatttgttttgcaatgctggcggtgtaacggtatcctactttgagtacttaaagaatatcaatcatgtatcttatggcaaaatgaatgttaaacgcgagaaagccataatcaacgagatctttaactccatgaatgagtgcgag gataagttcaagccaaacaaaaagttaaagctcataagagactgtacgaaggaggcggatattgtagacgcaggactacaaacagttatggaaactgcgggggcaggcattaagattgtggccaatgaattcggtctctgcaatgatttacgcaccgctgcctttatttactcgatttctaagattttccgagccttagaaatggagggcatttctcaacaataa
- the LOC128924031 gene encoding glutamate dehydrogenase, mitochondrial-like: MDVDADEIRALAYLMAFKTACVNVPFGGSKGGIRIDPKKYTAQELQTITRRYTMELLRRNMIGPGIDVPAPDVNTSQREMSWLVDQYIKTFGYNDVDALAITTGKRVEIGGINGRTAATGRGLFKAAECFIMDKDWMDLLGWKTGWKDKTVIVQGFGNVGSHASVFVVEAGAN, encoded by the exons atggacgtcgacgccgatgagatacgcgctttggcttatctgatggcgtttaagacggcttgcgtgaatgtaccgtttggtggttccaagggtggcatacgtatcgacccgaagaagtatactgcacaagaattgcaaacaattacgcgtcgctatacaatggagctattacgtcgcaatatgataggtccgggtatagatgtaccggcaccagatgtgaataccagccaacgcgagatgagttggttggtggatcaatatattaaaacttttg gctataacgatgtagatgcattggccatcacgactggtaagcgagtagaaataggcggtataaatggtcgcaccgccgccacgggacgtggtctatttaaggcggctgaatgttttattatggataaagattggatggatttattaggctggaagactggttggaaagataaaaccgtgatcgtacaagggtttggcaatgttggttcccatgcatccgtttttgtagtggaagccggtgcaaactga
- the LOC128924030 gene encoding glutamate dehydrogenase, mitochondrial-like — protein MEYYAKNNKSIKGYTKATEKEGSLLGEKCDILMPCSTQKVLTVENANSVQAKMILEGANGPSTPAADEILRKKNVLIIPDLFCNAGGVTVSYFEYLKNINHVSYGKMNVKREKAIINEIFNSMNECEDKFKPNKKLKLIRDCTKEADIVDAGLQTVMETAGAGIKIVANEFGLCNDLRTAAFIYSISKIFRALEMEGISQQ, from the exons atggagtattatgcaaaaaataataaatcaatcaagggctataccaaagccaccgaaaaagagggcagtttgttgggtgaaaaatgcgatatactaatgccttgctctacgcaaaaggttctcactgtcgaaaatgctaacagtgtacaagccaagatgattttagaaggcgctaatggtccttcgacgccagctgccgatgaaatattacgtaaaaagaatgtactcattataccggatttgttttgcaatgctggcggtgtaacggtatcctactttgagtacttaaagaatatcaatcatgtatcttatggcaaaatgaatgttaaacgcgagaaagccataatcaacgagatctttaactccatgaatgagtgcgag gataagttcaagccaaacaaaaagttaaagctcataagagactgtacgaaggaggcggatattgtagacgcaggactacaaacagttatggaaactgcgggggcaggcattaagattgtggccaatgaattcggtctctgcaatgatttacgcaccgctgcctttatttactcgatttctaagattttccgagccttagaaatggagggcatttctcaacaataa